The sequence CAGCAGCGCCGTCGCACTTTCAATATCCCGTATGGAACGGATCTGGTTGATATCAAAATTGTTTGCCATGGCTGCTCTTTGCGGTCAGATGTAGGAGCGCCCGGCGGGCGCGGGAGGGAGGGTCAGGCTTTGGGCTTGAAGCCCTTGATAAGGACGAGGCCTTCTGCGATCTCCATCAGTGCGAGGTCAGTCGATTTGGTAGTTTTGAGGTCAAGGTTGAGCTTGCTCTGGGCACCGTTTTCGAGCTCTTTCGCGCGCTGTGCAACGGCAATGGCAAGCTGGTAGCGGTCGATGCCGGCCGTGCTGAGGGCCTTGGCGGTAATCTCTTCAAGACGGAGGTTTGTCATGGTGTTTTCCTTTGGTAAATTTCTTACTGCTGTACGATGGAGCAGTTGGTGTAATCGCCGCCGATAATCTCAAGCAGGTTCCCCGGCTTGAACATGTCGCAGACGATAATCGGCAGTTTGTTGTCCTTGGCCAGCGCGATGGAGGTGTCGTCCATGACCTTGATGTGGTCATGCAGCGCCTCGTCATACGTCAAGGTGTCCAGTTTCACGGCATCGGCAAATTTGTTCGGATCGCGATCGTAAACGCCGTCGACCTTTGTCGCTTTGATGATCACGTCGGCACCGATTTCGACCGCCCGCAGCGTCGCGGCGGTGTCGGTCGTAAAGAAGGGGTTCCCCGTCCCCGCCGCGAAAATCACGACGCGTCC is a genomic window of Sulfurimonas sp. HSL1-2 containing:
- a CDS encoding DNA-directed RNA polymerase subunit omega; protein product: MTNLRLEEITAKALSTAGIDRYQLAIAVAQRAKELENGAQSKLNLDLKTTKSTDLALMEIAEGLVLIKGFKPKA